Proteins from a single region of Xiphophorus maculatus strain JP 163 A chromosome 22, X_maculatus-5.0-male, whole genome shotgun sequence:
- the LOC102231974 gene encoding zinc finger protein 2-like has protein sequence MSGMQQLRLLVSERLTAAAEEIFGLVERTITEYQEEVVRSKREIIQLRQQIEQLTVLQPRVSLFKGVPESQIQLPVEQQKVKEEQLDVCISPDPDPDSSEGVKVFPYESQTTPRGDPELLPTVSSITVTLNSDDVHNEWNENPGSDLAYFGQSHRDASFLQQEQILDKKSCRLCGVYFIRDCNLMRHMEEAHAGHKAFKCLECHKEFARRDSLALHMRVHTGEKPHRCPFCEKTFTQTSNLRVHMRKHTGEKPYYCDTCGKMVAHSYHLKICSRQTSYTADITGERAFRCFRCGKKFHTISDLNVHMKIHEARKSHALVQVFS, from the exons ATGTCGGGGATGCAGCAGCTCAGGCTGCTGGTCAGCGAGCGGCTAACGGCGGCTGCAGAGGAAATCTTCGGGCTCGTTGAGAGGACAATCACGGAGTACCAGGAGGAGGTGGTCCGCTCCAAGAGAGAAATCATCCAGCTGAGGCAGCAGATCGAGCAGCTGACCGTCTTACAGCCCCGAGTGTCTTTGTTCAAAGGAG TGCCAGAGAGTCAAATTCAGCTTCCAGTTGAGCAACAGAAGGttaaagaggagcagctggATGTCTGCATCAGCCCTGACCCGGATCCTGATTCCTCAGAGGGCGTGAAAGTTTTTCCGTACGAGTCGCAGACTACCCCTCGCGGCGACCCCGAGCTGCTACCAACCGTCAGCTCCATAACCGTGACTCTGAACAGCGACGACGTGCACAACGAGTGGAATGAGAATCCCGGCTCAGATTTGGCTTACTTCGGCCAAAGTCACAGGGACGCTTCCTTTCTGCAGCAGGAACAAATCCTGGATAAGAAGTCCTGCCGTCTCTGCGGCGTGTACTTCATCAGAGACTGCAACCTGATGAGGCACATGGAGGAGGCCCACGCCGGACACAAGGCCTTCAAATGCCTCGAGTGCCACAAGGAGTTCGCCCGGAGGGACAGCCTGGCTTTGCACATGAGGGTCCACACGGGCGAGAAGCCGCACAGATGCCCCTTCTGCGAGAAGACCTTCACCCAGACCTCCAACCTCAGGGTTCACATGAGGAAGCACACGGGCGAGAAGCCGTACTACTGCGACACCTGCGGCAAAATGGTGGCGCACTCGTATCACCTGAAGATATGCTCCAGACAGACCTCATACACGGCAGACATCACCGGGGAGAGGGCGTTTCGCTGCTTCCGGTGTGGCAAAAAGTTCCACACGATTTCAGACCTGAACGTGCACATGAAGATCCACGAGGCGCGAAAATCGCACGCGCTCGTGCAGGTTTTCTCCTAA
- the LOC111606498 gene encoding zinc finger protein 300-like: MSGMQQLRLLVSERLTAAAEEIFGLVERTITEYQEEVVRSKREIIQLRQQIEQLTVLQPRVSLFKGDVESVSENQSQPPAEEQKEGGDHQQVKEEQLDVCIIPDVDTDSSDDIKVSPFASETTPHVDPQLLPSVSSITVTLNSGDEGKWIRNFGGGSSHSGPSRGLVSLVQPEHVLDSKSCRLCGASFIRDCDLIRHVDESHAGQKAFKCFECHKEFARKDSLTLHLRVHTGEKPHRCPFCGKFFTQTSNLRVHMRKHTGEKPYFCSSCGKMVAHSYHLKTCSRRSSVTMDVSGH, translated from the exons ATGTCGGGGATGCAGCAGCTCAGGCTGCTGGTCAGCGAGCGGCTAACGGCGGCTGCAGAGGAAATCTTCGGGCTCGTTGAGAGGACAATCACGGAGTACCAGGAGGAGGTGGTCCGCTCCAAGAGAGAAATCATCCAGCTGAGGCAGCAGATCGAGCAGCTGACCGTCTTACAGCCCCGAGTGTCTTTGTTCAAAGGAG ATGTCGAGTCAGTGTCAGAGAACCAAAGCCAGCCCCCAGCAGAGGAACAAAAGGAAGGTGGAGACCATCAGCAGGttaaagaggagcagctggACGTCTGCATCATCCCAGACGTGGACACCGATTCTTCTGACGACATAAAAGTTTCTCCTTTCGCATCAGAGACGACCCCTCACGTCGACCCCCAGCTGTTACCAAGCGTCAGCTCCATAACCGTGACTCTGAACAGCGGCGACGAGGGAAAATGGATTCGGAATTTTGGCGGGGGCTCGTCGCATTCCGGTCCAAGTCGCGGCCTCGTTTCCCTCGTGCAGCCGGAGCACGTCCTGGACAGCAAGTCCTGCCGTCTCTGCGGCGCGTCCTTCATCAGGGACTGCGACCTGATCAGGCACGTGGACGAGTCCCACGCGGGGCAGAAGGCCTTCAAGTGCTTCGAGTGTCACAAGGAGTTTGCCCGGAAAGACAGCTTGACTTTGCATCTGAGGGTCCACACGGGCGAGAAGCCGCACAGGTGTCCCTTCTGCGGGAAGTTCTTCACCCAGACCTCAAACCTCAGGGTTCACATGAGGAAGCACACGGGCGAGAAGCCATACTTCTGCAGCTCGTGTGGCAAAATGGTGGCGCACTCGTATCACCTGAAAACATGCTCCAGGCGGTCCTCAGTCACGATGGACGTTAGTGGACATTAG